The window ttgagtgactatagAGGTCACttacccaaagttgagtgactatggTGGCCAATTACCAATGTTGAGTGATCACAGAAGCTTTTAACTCATTTAATCTATATTTTCATTTCTACACAAATATTTGCATACATATTCAGAATTTTGCGGGTGGCGTGGCATCTCTACCTCATAAGGTAGATCCACCCCTAATTATATAATGGAAGTtacttctaaaaaaaaaaaattcagaaacATAACTTATTTACTGGAAAAAACATTATGAAGTTTATTTATGTTTATGATTTGAGTTTAGAAAATATTATTTGGAAAAAACATTTACTAAACCTTGATAGTCATATTAGCAAATCGGATAGGTTTCGGTGAAACTTTTGAATATTAAATATTGATAATAATGGTAAATGTTAATACCATTGATATGAAGTTAAAAGTTTGTGATAATAAGAGAGAGCATTATACTTGAAATTATTACTAATTCTTTCAAGAAATTACACCTAGAAAATGTGATATTCACCACATTGCTATTATATAATTACTACCGAGGTGCTTTTTAGTAGTTTTTTTAATCTCTACAGTTTAACTAAAAATTGAGTGGCTCTTTTTAATTTTTGTGTCAAGTTCTCCTCCATTAACTCAATGTTCTGAATTGAAATTTCATATTTGGCGGAACCAACCTGAAAGGGACAAAAGGAGATTCATAGTTGGTACAAAAAATGAATTAGAAGGCATTATCACAAGGTATGGTAAAACCAATTTATATGTTTAACAAAATATGGCTAGTGAATAGTGATACGAGGAAGTTAAGGTTAATGTAAGCATAAACATATGATATTACGTACTGAAAGACGGTAacaaactaacaaagttaaaaTATGGCTATTGAAATAAAGATTGTGAACCATAACCATGAGAAAAGTAACTATGAGCCCGTTGGATTGGCTGAATTTAAGTACTTTTTTCAAAAAAGGTATTTTGGGAAgaagctaattttttttttttttttagcttcttaaAAATAACTTCTCCTCTACTCAAAAGCATTTTTTTCTtctaaaagtttggtcaaacacctcaATTTTAACAAATAAAACACTTTTTAACAAAACAGATATATCTGGCTTTGGAGAACCTTGTGAACCATGAGAAAAGTAACTATGTAAATTGTATGTACATTGATAGGTGAATTCACCTCTATTTTTGTTACATGTCGGTATAATTCTATTCGTTCTATTTTATGTGACATTAATCTTTTGTTAATTTGTATTAAAAATGGCATCTTTTTTATGAAACGTTTCAaatgtctttctttatttcttaaatatcCAATCAGAATCCGCAACATGAATTAACATAGAAAGAagaccttttttatttttttattttttcttatccTGAATATGTAGATGAATTTAAGATTTTAAGTCACGTAAACAAGTGCATAATATAAGAGACTTGTTTTTACCCGGCCCCGAGCGTAAAGTGAGCATGCATTCACCCTACAGTGTGTGCATTCATTCTTCATAACATACAAGAAGTAAGATATATCCCTGAAATAACTGTAAACCAATTAGTTTATTcgaaattgattttatttaacttCATAATATACGGGAAGTGAAAGTATGTGTGTGTACGTATTAGTGTGTATGACTCTGCAAGTCTGCATAAATGCCCCTGTAGTTTAGTCACAGACCAAACAAATTGACATCCCATAGTCAAATCTCTAAAATATGCTAAGAATTGAATATTCTCACACCGATTTCCCGAAAAGTTTTACCGTGTGCCTCACACAACTAATGTTAGTTCCGTGAGGCTATTTTTTGTGAGACAAAAAAATGGACCCACATCTTACACTAATGGGTTCACAAAACTCTAGGTTCATTTTTTTGTCTCAAAAAATAAAGCCTCACTAACTAATTTTATATACTTTTTCATCCAAATATACTTTTTTCCTAACTGAGTATGGCTAGTATTGGTTGAAAACACCTCGATGAGATTATATACAAATTTTTGAGGAAGATTGGAGGAGATTTAGACTAGTCTGAATTCTAAAATCCAGACCCGGAAAACGTCTATAttacacgtgtatatatatatatatatatatatatatatattacacacattttcatgaatatgcgcaaatatgtatatgatatacacGGGATATACGGATATACAAAAGGGACATCAAATTATATGGATGGGGATATATACAGATACACAAGGGTACACACCGACGGAGTCATCTTCAACATTGAGTTTTCAATATGAAAATCAAGTCAAATCCTTCTCAAATTGTCTCCAAACACCTCCTAAATTAATAATCAAGCTCATTAAGATAAATCCAACTAAATTTTGATATCACTCAATTACAACAAATCATAATAATGCATATCAAAAAATTCAAACCAAGCTTTAATGCACTCTGATGGTGTTTTTAGGTCATCCTTCAAGTTCCCTCAACCCAATCACCTATTTGAAATTGAATCTGAAGAATCTATTGTGAAATTTTTTTGAACTTATAAACCTGAGATGTGGGAAATCAGATTTGAATTAAAAAATTCTGTGTGTTTTCGTGATTTACTACTGATATCATTAGTAAGTTGTCTAACATAGTTAAAATTTGAAGTTATAATTACTGATTCAAAGAGTTTATTTCAAAACTTTTGGAGATTCATAATGTGAGTTTATGCGGGTTCTTTAATAACTTTTTGTTAAAATTTTGAAATTCAGATAAAATGTGTTAATAAGAGGAAAGTGATAAATATAAACTGGTAATGTAGATAGTTTTAACAATCTCCACGTACATCAGTTAAATATTTTAggcatatatatgtgtgtatatccccagtatactatgtatatttcgCATGCATATCAGTGTATCTCCTTTATTTCACATATATCTGTGATATCCATGAAAAATATGTGAGTGATACACggaatatacatgatatacactgtCTCAATGATTTTTTTGGAACCAATTTTAGATCTGAATTTTGTTTCCAAACCAGTCCAAATCACCTCAATCTTCCTCAAAATTTACATATAGCTTCGTCCAGGTGTTTCTCACAAATTCCAACCACACCTACTCAAAAAATAACTTCTATATTTGACTGTTAGGCTAGCCGTTAGATAAATATTTTCTTCGTGTTATATATTTCTAAAAGTTTCTCTTCTATATTTCAAGTTTGAAGTTGAAATAGTGGGACAAttgaataaataaatatttattttaaaaaatcttCAAATGTTATTGCAAATATTTCAAATCTTATCTAATATGGCCAGATGGTTGTTTTGAGGAGGGAACATATGGTGACCGGTCGTTCAGCTCATTTACAATGAATATAATAAGTTAGATGCGTAGTATATGTGTAGTTTAATTGCATCAAATATTCTCAATAATGATTGTATCGTAATTAGAAATCTTGATAATCAGACTTCTTATCTCATTTAGGAGACATTCTGATTACAAGTAAACTTTCCTCATTTAGTAATTTAATCCTTGTTTCGTGTATCATGAACTTCTTCTATCTAAAAGGTGGTGGACAATTTCTATAAAAGGATGCCCTATTATATCTTATTCATAACCAACTCAACATGAGTCTTTATAAAACCTAAGCTCatcaaggattttttttttggggggagggggggggggggggggggggagtggcgGATAACAAGAATTGAGCGCACACCTATTATATGAAAAACATCTACAATATCAATAATTATAGGCTTTGGTTAATTACATGATCAAGGTTAACTTTAGCTATTATGTAAATTTTAACAATATCTCTAACGCATGAGTGCATTTTCAAACAGAGTTACATTTTGTAATTTAATTTGGTCTTGGTggaggataagatgcgggaagcgaggctgagatggttcggaCATGTACAGAGGAGATGCACTGATGCCCCAGTGCGGatgtgtgagaggttggctatgaatggtttcaggagaggtagaggtgggccgaagaagtatttggggggggggggtgtgattAGACGGGATATGGCGCAGGTGCAGCTTACCGAGAGCATGACCTTAGGTAGGCGGTTATGGAGGACACAAATTAAGGTAGATGGTTAGTACGTAGTTGAGTGTTGTCCTAATTACCCTTTCATACTAGTAGTCGTAGTAGTATTCTAGTATTTCGACTATTTGTTGTCTCTTATATTTCATTTATTGTATGAGTTTGCTGTTACTATTACTTTCTTCATAATGCTTAGCTATAGTATTTTGTCATTGCTTCTTTTCTTTCGGCATTTCTTATCTGACCCCTTTTTGTCATGCTTTCTCTAGAGTcgagagtctttcggaaacaaccgccctacctcccaaggtaggtgtaaggtctgcgtacactctaccctccctagatttcacttgtgagattacagtgggtatgttgttgttgttatacaaAAGAAGAGGTAAATAATAGTTTTATATTTTGAAAATACTTCAACGAATGTAATATTTCTGTGAGAATTAAAGCAGGTAACATGTATATTTAAACAGTCAACTCATAGTAAAATAATTACTGAAAGGGTTATAGACAATTGTGAATTAAGAGTTAAGACCaaaggaaaataaataaatagtacTCATATTGTTTGTTGTTTTCTGAAAATGTTTTTGTTCTGATTTAAAATAGATTTCTGTTTGGTGAAACAAACAAGATTCGAAATGCAACCGAAATGCGTGTAAGAACACACTTGAAAATGATATTAATGTCAATGCGTGCAAGACTACACATTTAATTATGATACATATGAGTAGTATTTTGTTTTCTTGGACATTTCACTTATGCTAAAAGATTTGGATTAGTTTTGATTtcattaatttttaaattaatagTACATGGAAACAAAACTAATCATTGGCCAATTTTGTATGTTTTCTGTTTAAATATGCACTAGAGGGAGAGTTTGAGTTGTATAATCTAATTGGCGAATTGGTATAATCATCAACTCTATAGTGTTTTAATAATGATTTATAATTCCTCTAGAAGTAGTATACACATTCTTTTTAGCATGTTTTGAAAGAAACATATCGAAGCCCTTTGACTTTTTTTACCTACTAACTGTTACTCAGTtagatatttttatttcttattagtagattacaacaacaacaacatcacatCGAgggaaatcccacaaagtgggatcGGGAGAGACCTTACCCCTATTTTTGAAGGTAAAGAGACTGTTTTCGATATATCATCGGGACAAGGTATATTGTAGATTAAAATGTTAGGTAAAGAAAGTCAGTCTTTCATCTCTTTGTGAGAATAGATCTCCAATAATTAGCTGATGAAGAATTTGCCCATTTGATTCTTAAGCGAGCTAATCAATAATCTTGCTTAGCCAATCAATTTGTTTAAAGCTTAATCTGTTCAAAATTAGATCAGATGTCACTTTCTTTAGTTTACTTAATATCCATTGATATTGTAGCAGACTCAAAATCAGCGTGTAATGGTCATTTTGGCAAATAACTACACTAAAGTTGAAATGTTATATTTGGACTTTTTTTTAGAGTAAATTACTTTCAGTTATGGAATAACAATATAAGTTTAACGTAACACATCGATAATTATGTGGTGAAACAAGGAACAATTGGTAATCTTGATAAATTATAAATATTCACAAGCAAAGGGATCAAAAGTGCATGTTTCAATTAATTGACGGTTAAATGTGCTTAGTTAAATATCATAAAAACTAAAATTAGAATTTATTAATAACCAAGGGACCAAAAGTACTATTAACcccaaaaaacatttttttttaataaaaaaaaaaaaacaattcaattatgaaaattttgaattttcaaaAGCTAGGAAGAGGCTTTCATCAAGGAAACACTGGTTTAATGCAAGAAAGGACCAATTAATTCTAAATGGAAAGTAATCAAGTGCAAATCATAAGAATTAATTAATTCTGCTTAATTATATTGAAGTCAGTTACAAATCCTAATCTGCCATTTCTtcaaacttcatttttttttaattttgcttCACAATCGTGTATGGTATTCTTTTTAGACCCTGACTAATTCGAATTAAGGCACGAAACCGCATTTTTTTCCATTCACATGCTCGAACCGGAGACCTCTAGCAAAAAGGTTGAGGGATCCTAACCATACAGCCAAAATTTCAAATATTCATATATTACTGATTTTGGTAAGTTGATTGAAATGGAATGCtatgaagaaaagaaaaagagaagttTTAGTTATGATATTGGAGATCAAAAGCTTAAGCTAATTGATATTTCCTCAGAGGAAGATTGTCTTATTGATTCTCCTTTATTTGATTCTCTTGAAGACCTTCGCCTTTCAGGTCAATAAATCTCTTTGACATATGTTTATTTTTTGTATGTGTTTCATACGTGCATTTATATTTATATGACGGTATTTGATTGGACACAAAGCTTAATCATGATGTTAATTTGACTTATATGTTATATTAGTATAGTGAACCAAAACTATTAACGTTATCGGTGACGAGTTAGTTTGATAGAAAAAACATCGCGTAGTTGGACGAATTTGAATTATTAAAATTTGTAACAGTTGTCTAGAAATGGAATAATGTGATTTTTGAAATCTACAAAATGGGAagaatgtcatatatatgttgaGATGTAGAGAGTATTTGATATTTTTGCGTAAAATTTAGCTTTTGTTGGAAGCAGTAACGAGATAGGATTTTCACCAAGGGATTTCATCATCTACTATATTTacttaaaattaaagaaaaaagacCTATAGAGTATGATTTTCCGGCATCCGCCCCTGGTTGAAACTATCTTGATTGTACTACTATATTGTGGAAGACAGATCAACCACATTTCTTTGAATTTGAACTTGGAGGTTGTTTTCTTTTGGGTTAAATACTAATCATGTCATGTCCTTTGAGAATTGGTTTAAATGGAATTCATTTTGTGGGGAGTTATATTTACAATAGGAAGATGAGTCTGGGTGTACACTTTTTCATTTGTTCTTTATACTTGTGTGCAATTGTATGCAACAATTTCACTTGATGTCATTTCTGCAGTAACATTGGACAATATAAATGAGAATGGGGTTTCAAATTCATCAAGAACTTCCTTGCAAAGAGATAAAACAACACAAGTGAACCAACAGAAGGAGCTAAAGCATTTGTCTTCTGCACCTATTCAGCCAGGAAGACCTAGTTTCTTGCGCAAAAGTTCAGCTTGGGATAACGCCTTCTTCACTAGTGCAGGTACTATTTTATTAGATTTTTTTAGCATTATTTCATCTATGATTGTTCTATGTACATGTCAATGCAGTTAGTTGCTTCATGCTTGTAAGATTTAAAATACTTCATCCATCGAAAGGTGTCGTTCTATATACGGTTACTTTAAGTCTAGTTTTTCTAGGAGTCTTTTACTCCTGTAAGATATTTGTATGCTAGTCAAAAATATAGAGAACTTCTAGCGCTTAAATTTATTTCATACAATATTAAACTGAGGTG is drawn from Lycium barbarum isolate Lr01 chromosome 8, ASM1917538v2, whole genome shotgun sequence and contains these coding sequences:
- the LOC132607643 gene encoding uncharacterized protein LOC132607643, encoding MECYEEKKKRSFSYDIGDQKLKLIDISSEEDCLIDSPLFDSLEDLRLSVTLDNINENGVSNSSRTSLQRDKTTQVNQQKELKHLSSAPIQPGRPSFLRKSSAWDNAFFTSAGLLDPHELSSISDVRARKPVLSAISDTGTDSTDMIYHRQVSKRKNMNNARAERSKIELNCHYS